GATTCTTGGCTATATCGTGCGGGGGCCTGTTGGGGGAATGACTTGGCACCATTTGCAATATGTTATTGGCATGATGCGACTAGGCCATGACGTCGTGTTTGTTGAAGATAGCGACGATTACCCTTCTTGCTACAACCCTGTTCATGGTGATACCAGTGAAGATGCAAGCTATGGAATCGCCTACGCCACTGAAATATTTGTGCGCTTAGGCATACCTGACTGTTGGACGTACTATGATGCTCATACTCACCAATGGTTGGGGCCTGCATCCAGCTCGATTCAGGCATTCTTGTCATCAGCTGATATCCTTGTTGATGTGTCAGGTGTTAATCCAGTTCGCTCTTGGATGATGTCCATTCCAGTCAGGATTCTCATCGATACTGACCCCGTATTTACTCAGATCAAACACTTATCCCGCCCAGTTGATCTTGAGCGGGCGGCTAAGCACACACACTTCTTCTCGTTTGGGGAAAATATTGGCTCTCCTTATTGTTCAATCCCAGATGATGGCTTCATTTGGCTACGGACAAGGCAGCCCATTGTTCTTGATCTATGGCCTTCCGTGCCATTGAATCCTAATTCTTTATTTACTACTGTGATGCAGTGGGACAGCTATAAGGAGGAGTCTTATCAGAATGTACTCTATGGCATGAAGTCTCAGTCGTTTTCTCCTTATATGGCACTTCCGAAGAGTTGTCATGCTTCTCTGGAGCTTGCTCTTGGATCTAGCACGGCGCCTCGATCGAAGCTTCAGTCATTTGGATGGAGTCTGCGTGACCCTCTCGAGGTTACAAAAACCCCGTGGACCTACCAAGCCTATATTGCAGAATCTAAGGCTGAGTTTAGCGTTGCCAAACATGGCTATGTTGTTAGCAACTCTGGTTGGTTTAGCGAGCGTAGCGCCTGCTACCTTGCTAGTGGCAGACCTGTTATTACGCAGGACACGGGCTTCTCCAGTTGGTTGACGATTGGACATGGTGTTATTGCATTCACTTCCTTCGACGAGGCAGTGCATGGGATTGAGCAAATCAATAACAATCTTTCTATGCATCATCATGCTGCATTGGAGATCGCAGCCGAGTTCTTTGATTCGGGCAAGGTCCTTGAGGACCTGCTCAGCCAGCTATAGGCTTCTCCTGTGAATCAACAAGCTAGCGGCTGATTAGAATATTTCTGAATTGAGGTGGATACAGTAAGAAATTAATGATTGCGATATCCTTTCAAGATTCTGAATCGCTTGCGCCTAGGGATATGATGATTGCTGATTTCCGATTGCCTGAGTTGTGCCGATAACTATTTATACTCTTCAAGTATTGGCGGATGCTTTGAATCTTGACTTTAGCGACATGCATGGCATTTCTATAAAATGATAGGAAGCGCCTGCGATTAACAGTGTGCCTATGGATGTTGCAAGAATGAGCTGACTAGGACTGATCTGGCCAGACTTGAGATGTGGCAGTATGCTATCTATGAGAAATGGATGAAATACATAGGCTCCGTAGCTTATTCGACCTAGGTATTGGAAAGGGGATATCTCAAGAATCAACCCCATGGCATTGGGCAAGGACAGGCCTGCTACTGCCACAATTCCTACGTAGCCTAGTCCAAAAGAAACATTTCCGAAAATAATATCTACCCATTTGGGGGCAACCCCAGTCTGTCGGATTATGAAAGCAGCTAAAACGTATGCTAAGGGCATGTAAGCAAAAAATCTTATGGTTCTTGTGTCAGCTTTGGATATTTTGGCTTTCAGTACAGGATAAACAAAGGAGAGTGCCGAGCCAAGGGCTAGAAGGTCAAGATTTGATTGTGTTGATATATATGTGCCTAACGCAGTCATGGACGTATATCCTGAATGGATGTAAAAGGCCTTGGCCGATAGGGAAATGATTATGGCTGCTAATGGCGCGATCCATGTGACTCGCAATGGCAAGGCTAAAATCAATAATGGCCAGACCAAATAAAACTGATGCTCAACGGCTAACGTCCAAAAATGGGCAAAGTGTGGTTCATACCAGTCTTGTGCCCCCATCTTGAAATTTAGTGTGTAGGTGGCTAGCCATGGTGTCAATCCACGTGCGCCGCCAAGATTCATCAAGATTGCAGCAAGTACGACGGCGAAGTAAAGAGGGTAAATTCGAAGGGCGCGGCGGATAAAGAATTGTCTTAAGCCTCTCGGGAGCTTTTCGCTTCCATCTGCCACCTTGTTCTTTAGCTTCAATAGGATTGATGTGATTAGGAATCCGCTCAGCACAAAGAAGATATGAACACCTGCTGTCGCCACATAGTCAAGGTTTGGCGAACCCGGCACAGCTTGGCTTAAGTGATGAGCAATCACCCCCAGTACGGCTACAGCGCGTATGCCATCCAGTTGCGGCATGTAGGTTGATCTCGTGGTGGCTTTCATATGAATTGCTGTAGACAGTTTTCTATCTGGCTGTTTTCGAAGTGTATTTTCTGGCCGGTCTCCGGCTAGGTAAATATAACTGAATACAGGAAAGACAACTGGCTCTGCAGATACTCTTTGAAAATGTAGAATGCGCTCATATCACCTGTTCGTCGTGGGCACCAGCGTAAACTTCTGGCCTGCAATCGTCACCACATCAGCCATTGATCTTGCCATGCGTTTCATCTGGGATCGACAAGTCCAAATGAGGACTGTTCCTGGGATGAGCATCACCAGCACGGCCATCAGGCTCTTGCAAAGCAGCACAATCGAGAACAGGGCGGCCCACATTCCCAGAATTGTCTTGGCAAGGCCAGATAACTTCAGTTTGAGCTTGAGCCGATGCAGCCGTTCGTAGCCACCATGGATTTCGGTTGCTGAGTACACATAGCACCAGGCCCAAAGGCCCTGCTGGACGCGGATATCCCAGCGCTCCCATCCATTCTGGATGTTCACGAAGTACTTTCTCTCCTGTAGCTGATGAATCACGTCCTGCAGGAAGATGTCTCTTTCGATTCCTTGATCCGACCAGAAATTCAGGCCGTAGGTTCTTTGAAGAGGGAATTTACTCTTCAGTGGTTTTTCCAGTGGTCGCTTCGTTGCACCCTTGGCGCCGAGCAGCTTCCTTCTCCACTTGTACCGCTCGATGCTCCGCACCAGCGGGCCGCCCAGAATCAGGTAGCTGATCAGCAGCCGGCTGCGCAGCCCCGTGAAGCGGGGATCCACCGGGGCTCGCCAGGCCGAAATCAGGCTGCTGACCACCGTGATCAACAGGGGGATGGCTCCCAGCAGCAGCCCAACGCTGGCCAGGGGGGCCAGCAACAGCATCACCAGACCGAAGACGTTCCATTCCAGGGTCTGGGGTAAGTAGGCCCACAGGCTGGCGGGTTGCTGGTAAAGGCTCTGGAACGGGGCCATGCCGAACACGCCCGAGTAGATGAAGGGTTTCCCCGGCAGCAGCGACGTGCTCAGATCGCCGTAGATCCTGCCCAGCCAGCGGGCCTGGCCCAGCAGGTTGAATCGCTCCGGGTGCTTGTAGTACACCATCGCTTCGGCCTTGCCATAGCCCCGTTGCTGGTTGAAGTAGTCCTTCACGGTGTTGCGGCGGAAGTGCCACACCTGGGCTGCGGGACTGAAGCCGATGGAATGGCCGGCGTCCTGCAGGCGCCAGCAGATGTCCACATCGTCGCCCGCGGCCCGGTACTGGGCATCAAACCCCCCCAGCTCCCGCAGCACATCCGCCTTGAAGGCCATGTTGCAGCCTGCGATGTGCTCGGCTTCCAGGTCGTCGATCAAAACATGGGTGGGCCCTCCGGGGGACACGGCCACGGCGGAGGGCACGAGGGAGTTTTCAGGTGGGGGCAGGTTGGGGCCGCCGACGGCCACTTCGCCGGTGATCCGGAACCCATGCACCAGATAGGTGATCCAGTCGGGGTCCACATCGCAGTCGGCATCCGTGTAGGCCACGATTTCGCCTGTGGCCGCTTCCAGGCCCACGTTGCGTGCCACGCTCAGGCCTTTGTTCTCCTGGCAGATCAGGCGGATATAGGGGTACTTCCGGCAGATGTCCAGGGTGCCGTCGTTGGAACCGTCGTTCACCACGATCACCTCGTAGTTCGGGTAGTTAACGGTTTCCAGCGCTGCCAGGCAGGTATCGATCGTGCGGTCGGCGTTGTAGGCGCAGACCACCACCGACACCTTCGGACATTCCGCTGGCAGCGGCGGTAGGGGCTGCTGGTAGTAGCGCTTCACCACGTCAAAGGCCTGCTTCGGCTGGCGCTCGGCACTGACCACCCCAAAGGCCCAGTCGGTGATGGCATGGCCACCGGTGAACCATTCGTCGGTCCAGGCGAACACGATCGTGCCGGCCGCACCCATTTCAAAGCTGGTTTTCAGCTTCTGATCGAGAATCTCGCTCTGCCCATCCTCCCCTTCCCGAATGGAGTCCGCCCCGAATTCGCTGAGCACCAGAGGCTTGTTGCCGGCCAGATTCTGAAGTCGGCCCAGGTATTTCTGGAAGACCTCCTGACGGTGCAGGTACACGTTGTAGCAGTGGAAGTCGACGAAGTCGAGCTCGAGATATTCAGTGGAGGGGAAATTGGCATAGCTCACCAAAGCTCCAGGATCCCTGCCCCGGATCATTTCGGTGAGCTCCCGCAGATATTTCTGCACCTTCTCGGCCCCATGCCAGCGGATGATGTCGGCAGGAATCTCGTTGCCAACCATGTAACAGAACAACGAGTTGTATCCCTTGCATTCCTCCACGACGGCCGTGACAGCCACGTGGATTTCCTTCTGCACGGCCTTCGAATCAAGGAACGTGACATGCTCTGCCCAGGGAATCCCAGCCATCACCAACAGATCCCACTCCTCGGCCAGCTCTAACAGCCAGGCCGGGGGAGAGGTGTAGGTGCGGAGGCAGTTGACACCGAGTTCCCGCATCAGGGAGAAATCTCGAACAACCTGCTCCTTCTCAGGAAACTGGCGACCGTGGGACGCCACTTGAAAGGGGCCGTAACTGACTCCTTTAAGGTAAATCTTCTCTTCCCCTCTGAAAAAGAACTTTCCGGACGTGCGAATGTTGGCGCTCATGTCGGTGGGGAAAGAAAAACCATTCGCTTGCTGATTGCGAAAACTTACACCAATACACCGTTTTCGTCAGCTTTCCTCCTGACGAAACCGCGCAGAGACTGGGCTGACCGCTCACCAACGCCTGTCATGGAAGAATGGTCAGCGTGATTTTGCTGGGTCCTTGTTGGTGACTCCTGACCCTTCAGTGACACGGGGTCCTCTTCTCGTCACAGGGGTCGCCGGCTTCATCGGGGGAGCTGTGGCCGAGGAGCTCCTGGCCCGTGGAGAGCGGGTGATCGGCCTGGACAACCTCAACGCCTACTACGACCCAGCCCTGAAGCAGGCGCGGCTGGAGAGGCTTGAGCGTCTGGCCCCCACGGGGGCTTTCCGCTTCCATCGCCTCGACCTGGTGGACTCTGAAGGGGTCGCGGCACTGTTCGCCGCCGAGCGGCCCACCCGGGTGCTGCATCTGGCCGCCCAGGCGGGCGTCCGCCATTCGATCGACAACCCGTCGCTTTACATCCAGAGCAACCTGGTGGGCTTTGCCACGATCCTCGAAGCCTGCCGCCATGGGGCCGTGGACCATCTTGTGTACGCGTCGAGCAGTTCGATTTACGGCGGCAACCGCCACATGCCGTTCTCTGAGCAGGATCCGGTCAACCATCCGGTCAGCCTGTACGCGGCCACCAAGAAGGCCAACGAGCTGATGGCCCACACCTACAGCCATCTCTATGGGTTGCCGGCCACCGGGCTGCGCTTCTTCACCGTTTATGGCCCCTGGGGGCGGCCTGACATGGCGCCGATGCTGTTTGCCAAGGCGATCCTGGCTGGCGACCCGATCCGGGTGTTCAACCACGGCCGCATGGAACGGGATTTCACTTACATCGATGACATCGTCGAAGGGGTGATCCGCTGCCTCGACAAACCCGCCACGGCGGATCCCGGCTTTGACCCGCTGCATCCCAACCCGGCCACCGCCGCCGCCCCGCACCGGATCTTCAACATCGGCAATGCCCAGCCGGTGGCCCTGCTGCAGTTCATCGCCCTGCTGGAGCGGGCCCTCGGACGCCCCGCGATCATGGATCTGCAGCCCATGCAGCCCGGCGACGTGCCGGCCACTGCGGCCGACACCACGGCCCTGGCGGCCTGGGTGGGGTTCCGCCCTTCCACCCCGATCGAGGCGGGGATCGAGCGTTTCGCCGCCTGGTTCAAGCCGTTCCACGGCGGCTGAGCCGACCCCTTCGGGCACAATGAATCGCTGCCGATCCGCACCGTCTTGAAACCGCTCCAGAGCCTGCGGGGCATGGTTGACCTGCTGCCCGGTCAGACCCCCTTCTGGCAGCGGATCGAAGCCACCGCCCGGGACCACTTCCGCCTGGCCGCTGTTGAAGAGATCCGCACGCCGCTGCTGGAGGTGACCGAGTTGTTCGCCCGGGGCATCGGTGAGGCCACCGACGTGGTGGGCAAGGAGATGTACAGCTTCCAGGATCGGGGCGAGCGCCACTGCACCCTGCGGCCAGAGGGCACCGCCTCGGTGGTGCGGGCCGCCATCCAGCACGGCCTGGTGGCCCAGGGGCCCCAGCGGCTCTGGTATGGCGGCCCGATGTTCCGCTATGAGCGTCCCCAGGCCGGCCGCCAGCGGCAGTTTCACCAGATCGGTCTGGAGTTTCTCGGCCATGGCGATCCGCGCAGCGACGTGGAGGCCATCGCCATCGCCTGGGATCTGCTGATGGATCTGGGGGTGGGCGGCCTGTCGCTGGAGCTCAACTCCCTGGGCAGTGCCGACGACCGCCGGTGCTACCGGGCCGAGCTGGTGGGCTGGCTGGAGGCCCATCGGGAGCGTCTGGATCCCGATTCGCAGCAGCGGATCAGCACCAACCCCCTGCGGGTGCTGGATTCCAAGAACCCCGAGACCCAGGCCCTGCTGGCCGGAGCCCCCACCCTGGCCGACGCCCTCAGCGGCGAGAGCCATGAACGCTTTCTGCGGGTGCGGCAGGGCCTCGAGGCGCTCGCCATCCCGTTCGAGCTCAACCCGCGCCTGGTGCGGGGCCTGGATTACTACGGCCACACTGCCTTTGAGATCACCAGCAGCCAGCTGGGGGCCCAGGCCACCGTCTGCGGCGGCGGCCGCTACGACGGGCTGGTGGAGCAGCTGGGCGGCCCCCCCACGCCGGCCGTGGGCTGGGCCCTGGGCATGGAGCGGCTGGTGCTGCTGCTCAGCCAGGCGGAGCAGGGCGAGGGCGCCGGACAGCGGCCCGCCGCGGCGCCCGACCTCTACGTGGTGAGCCGGGGGGTGGCGGGCGAGGCCTATGCCATGCGGCTGGCTCGCCACTGTCGCCATCGGCCCGGGGAGCCGCTGGCTGTGCAGGTGGATCTCTCGGGAGCCGGCTTTGACAAACAGCTGAAGCGGGCCCGCCGCAGTGGGGCCCGCTGGGCGCTGCTGCTGGGGGATGAGGAGGCTGCCAATGGCAGCGTGCGGCTGATGCCCCTGGCGGCCCGGCCAGGCGATGGGGGGACAGGACAGACGGATCGCCACATGAGCGAGACGGAGTTCCTGGCGCTCAGCCTCGATCAGCTCAACGGCTGAGGGGAGACCGGCGCGAATAAGGGGGCGCCATAAAAAAGGACGCTCCCGTGACTTGGAACGTCCAGAGATCTGATGATTCTCGTCGCTGGGCTGAATCAGGCCGAACCGACGCCCACGTAGGAGCCGTAGAAGAACAGGCCGACCACGAAGATGACGGCCATGCCGCCGGCGGTGGCGACCATCCAGAGGGGCAGAACCCCTTCGGTCCAACGGCTCTTCCAGGCCACGGCCGGGCGGCCATCGGGAAGGCGGTCGGGAATACGGCCGTCAGGAAGTGAGGATTTCTTGCCGCTCATGGATGGGGTGCCTCCCGATCAGTTGAAGAAGTAGCTGGAGAAGAGGATGCCGATGACGAACACGAACAGCAGGCCCAGGTAAAGGCTGGTGCGGTTCAGTTCGACCGGCAGGTTGTTGGGGTTGGGATTGCGCTGCATGGATGTCTCAGCGACGGACGAACTGCATGGCGGCCAGGGCACCCAGGAAGAAAACCGTGGGGATGCCGAGGGCGTGGACGGACAGCCAACGCACCGTGAAGATCGGATAGTTGCGCGGCGTGGTGGGGGCGGTGGACTGGGTCATGGTTCCTGGAGGCGCAGATCAAGGCTGCTCTTGCCCTCGTAACGCTGGCTCACAACGGGAGCCTTGGTTTCCTGGGCCTGGAAGTAGGCATCCGGACGGGGCGTGCCGAAGGCGTCGTAGGCCAGGCCGGTGGACACGAACATGAAGCCCGCCAGGAAGATGGCCGGCAGTGTCACCGCATGGATGACCCAGTAGCGGATGCTTGTGATGATCTCGAAGAACGGGCGTTCCCCTGTGGAGCCGGCAGCCATAGCAACAAGCGTTCAGCCCGAAGATCCTAGGGGTCGACCGGGTGCCACCGACGGCCGGGCGGGGGGTTGGTTACAGAGGGACGCAGTTCAGCCGACCCAGCGCAGCAGCACGCCCCGCTCGCCCAGGACGAAGCCCTTGCCGCCGGGGGCGAAGACGATCCGCGAGAAGTTGGTGGGCTGTTCGCTGCCCACCGGATCCCGCTGCCAGCTGGCGCCGGAATCGTTGCTCACCAGCAGGGTGCCGTTGCCGCCGCCGGTCCAGATGGCGCCGCGGGGATCCCAGGCCATGTCGAGGTAGCCGTAGCCGTTGGTGATCGGGATCACGGGCTTGCTCCAGTCGCCGCTCTCGGTGGTCTCGGCGGTGCTGGGGTCACCGTCGAAGCGCAGCTGGGCACCCCGGGCCACCATCCAGAGATGGCCGTCGGGCTGGAATCCCATCGACTGCAGCCGCTGGCTGCTGACGCGCTGATGCACCTGCCAGGCGGGCTGGCCCGGTTCCCAGGTGGCGAAGAAGTTTCCGAGGCTGCTGACGCTCACGTAGTCGCCCTCGGGGCTGCGGCGCAGGTCACGGATGGCGCCGGCGGCGTCACCCACCAGGGCCTGCCAGCTGGAGCCGGCATCGCTGGTGCGGTACACGGCGCCCACGTTGGTGGCCAGCTCGGCGCTTTTCGGCCCCTGGGCCGTGACCAGGTACGGCTCACCCGGGAGCTTGGTGTCGAGCAGCAGCCGGCTCCAGCTCTTGCCGGCATCGTCGCTGTGCAGCAGCAGGCCCGGCTGGCCCACGATCCAGCCCTCATCGCCCCTGAAATCGATGCTGATCAGGCGGAAGTTCTCCTCCTCGGGCAGATCGAGGGCCCGCTCCTGCCAGCTGGCTCCGCCGTCGTCGGTTTCCATGATCAACCGGTTGCTGCCCACCAGGAAGCCGTGGTCGGCGTTGGTGAAGGCGACGTCGAGGGGGTTGGAGCGGGTGTCCAGGGGAACCGACTGCCACGGGCTGGCGGCCGCCGTGGGCAGGCCCGTGGTGACGCAGCCCGTCAGACCGAAGGCGAGCACCAGCGACAGGGCCAGGCTGAGCAGGGGGCGCAGCGGGCGCAGGACGGCCGGCAGGGCAGGGAGGGGCGCAGGCATCAACGCAGGGAGTAAAGGGAGAGGAAGAAGGCGAACGCCAGGGCGAAACCGCCGAAGATCAGCACGTTCTTCTGGCCGGGGGTGAGGCGGTTCACCCCCAGGCCGAAGTTGAGGTTCTCCTCGAAGCCGCTGGGCTTGTTGCGGGGGCCGATGTCCTTGAAGGCGCCCACCCGGCTGCGGCAGACGGGGCAGCGGAAGCCCACGGGGTCGAGGTCGAGGAAGGAGGTGCCGGCGGGAATGGCCAGCTTCTTGACCCCTTCGCCGGGGTCGTAGACGAAGCCGCAGCTGCGGCATTCGAAGCGGTGGCTGGCGGGGTCGTCGACGACGGCTTCCGGCGCCTCGCTGGGCGCCTCGATCGGGGCCTCGGTGGGCAGTTCCGTCGGCGGTTCCGTGCTCATCCCTTGCCTGGCCGTACCGACTGATCCTATCGACGGCTACCCCAGCCCCCGGAGGCAAGTGGCAGAATGCGCGCCAGGTTGGGTCTGCCGATGTTCGTGCTCTCCGGCTACGACGCCTTTCTGGGCTTCCTGCTGATTTCGGCGGCAGTCCCGGTGCTGGCGCTGGTGGCCAACAAGCTGCTGGCCCCCAAGAGCCGCCAGGGGGAGCGCCAGCTCACCTATGAATCGGGGATGGAGCCGATCGGCGGCGCCTGGATTCAGTTCAATATCCGCTACTACATGTTTGCGCTGGTCTTCGTCATCTTCGATGTCGAGACGGTGTTCCTTTACCCCTGGGCGGTGGCCTTCCACCGGCTGGGTCTGCTGGCCTTCATCGAGGCCCTGATCTTCATCTCCATCCTGGTGCTGGCCCTGGCGTACGCCTGGCGCAAGGGCGCCCTCGAGTGGAGCTGATCACCCCCCACCATGACCCTCACCTCCCCTGCAGGATCCCTCTCGGTCGATGCGCTGCGCGATCTGCGTGAAGCCAGTTGCGGCCCCGTGGGCGCCCCCGGTGTCACCGCCGACCTGTCCGAGAACATCATCCTCACCAGCCTTGACGACCTGCACAACTGGGCCCGGCTCAGCAGCCTCTGGCCGCTGCTCTACGGCACGGCCTGCTGTTTCATCGAGTTCGCGGCCCTGATCGGTTCCCGCTTCGACTTCGACCGTTTCGGCCTGGTGCCACGCTCCAGCCCGCGCCAGGCGGATCTGCTGATCGTGGCCGGCACCGTCACGATGAAGATGGGGCCAGCGCTGGTCCGGCTCTACGAGCAGATGCCGGAGCCGAAGTACGTGATCGCCATGGGCGCCTGCACGATCACCGGCGGCATGTTCTCCGCCGACTCGACCACGGCGGTGCGCGGTGTCGACAAGCTGATCCCCGTTGATCTCTACCTGCCGGGTTGCCCACCACGGCCGGAAGCGATCTTTGATGCGGTGATCAAGCTGCGCAAGAAGGTGGGTAACGAAACCTTCGCCGAACGCGGCAACCTGCGCCCCACCCACCGCTACTGCACCATCCCCCACCAGATGAAGCGGATGGAGCCGATCGTCACCGGTGCCTACCTGCGGGCCGAAACCCAGCAGGCTGCCCTCGCCGCCGCTGCCGGCCTGCCGATGGCTGCCACCGTTCCTGCCACCACCACCGCCCCTAGCACCGATGCCTGAGGAGTCCTCGATCACGACCCCTGCCACCGGTCCGGTGGGCACCTGGTTGGGCGGCCAGGGTTTCGATGCTGCGCCGCTGGGCCCCGACCATGACGGTGTCGAGATGCTGGGAGTGGAACCCGCCGCTTTGCCCCTGGTGGCCACGGCCCTGAAGGCCGCCGGATTCGATTATCTGCAGTGCCAGGGCGGCTATGACGAGGGACCGGGTGGGCGGCTGGTGAGCTTCTACCACCTGGTGAAGATGGCCGCGATGCTGGATCAGCTGGAGGCTCTGGCCGTTGGCACCGGTCCCCTGCCGGCCGACGTTCGGCCAGAGGAAGTGCGCCTGAAGGTGTTCCTTCCCCGTGACGGCGCGCTCACGATCCCCAGCCTCTATGGCCTGTTCCGCGGTGCCGATTGGCAGGAGCGCGAAACCTTCGACATGTTCGGCATCACTTACGAGGGCCATCCCCATCCCAAGCGTCTGCTGATGCCGGAGGACTGGAAGGGTTACCCGCTGCGTAAGGATTATGTGCAGCCTGATTTTTATGAGATGCAGGATGCGTATTGAGTGGATCAGCGGCTGAGCGCTGAAAGGGTTTCCTCGAGGTAGCGGGTTCCCCAACGTTGGTCCGGTTCCAGATGGTTGCCTTCGGCCCATTCGTTCCAGGCATTGATGAATACCACCGGCTCGGGTAGGCCGCGAGTCGGCAGTTGCGCCACGGTTTGCCGAAGCCATTCGCCGTAGCGCTCGGGGGTCGCATCCTGAAGCACGATGCCTCCCCAGCGCCGGCGAGCCGTGTTGTCCCATGAGGGTGTCACACAGGGGAAGCGGGTATAGGGCGGAACGGGTCTGGAAAGGGCGGCTTGGCATACCTTCTCGTAGTCGACAACCCGGTGGATTTTCTTTCCCGGGGATTCGTTCTTCATTTTCCCCTTGATTCTTTCGCGGAGGCTGGGGGGCTGGGAGGAAAGAGTGCCCAGGATCGGCCAGCATGGCTGAAACTCCACAGCTGCATCAAAGCCGAAGTCGTGTGGGTTGCGTATCTCACTTTCTTTTGATTCGACGGAAACGAGATAGAGATCACCCAATCCTTGGCTTCGGGAAACGGATCGCCAGATCTCTGCTGTTCGGGCAGGATCTGGCATGGCGCTTGTTCGGTAGACAAGAAAAAGTGGCTTTCCTTCAATCCGGATGTAGCGAGGATCCCTGAAGGCCTCAAGTAAGGATGTCAGATGGTCATGGTCGTCCTGCTCGCTGTAGGCCTGCTCAAGGAGAATCTCATCATCGGAGCCGTCCCAGCGGCGGGTCCAGTTTTCGTTGGCCCAGCAGAGGCAGAAGGGGAAATCTGGTTCTCCTGAAGCCAGCACGTCTTCGAACGGCCGTTGCAGCACCCTGCGGCCATTGAACCAATAGTGGTAGTAGCAGAAGCCATGGATGCCGAAGGCTTTTGCCAGTTCAGCTTGGGCTTGGCGTGCTTCCGGCAGGCGTAGGTCATAAAAGCCGAGGTCGGCAGGAAGGTGGGGTTGGTAGTGATGAGCAAACAGGGGCCGTGCCTTGGCCACGTTGCGCCATTCGGTGAAACCCTTTCCCCACCAGGCGTCGTTTTCCGGGATTGGGTGGTATTGGGGTAGGTAGAAGGCGATGGCCTTGGTCAGGAGCACGGGGTTGTTGTACGGAAGATGATTTTGAATCTTAGACTTTTTGTGTGCGCTTTCTTCTCATCAACGATTGCTTACCTGAAGCAGATGATGCTCGATTCGATCGATGGCTGACTCCACAGGCCAGGTGGCCATCACATGCTGGCGTGCCTGAAGGCCCATGCGCTTCGCCGCGCCAAGATCCAGGGTGAAGCGGAGGATGAGTTCAGCCAGAGCCTCCGGGTCACTGTCGTTGGCGAGGAGGCCATTCACTCCCGGGACAATCGTTTCCTTGACCCCCCCCTCGGCAATGGCCACCACTGCCGTGCCACAGGCATTGGCTTCAAGGGGGGCTAGACCGAAAGGCTCAAGAAATGGGGTGTAGAGGAAACAGGCGGCCCGCCCCAGGATCTGCTGGAGTTCCTGATCGGAGGCCCTGACAATATGCTGAAAATCGACGCCAAGATCGGCCG
This Cyanobium sp. AMD-g DNA region includes the following protein-coding sequences:
- a CDS encoding photosynthesis system II assembly factor Ycf48, giving the protein MPAPLPALPAVLRPLRPLLSLALSLVLAFGLTGCVTTGLPTAAASPWQSVPLDTRSNPLDVAFTNADHGFLVGSNRLIMETDDGGASWQERALDLPEEENFRLISIDFRGDEGWIVGQPGLLLHSDDAGKSWSRLLLDTKLPGEPYLVTAQGPKSAELATNVGAVYRTSDAGSSWQALVGDAAGAIRDLRRSPEGDYVSVSSLGNFFATWEPGQPAWQVHQRVSSQRLQSMGFQPDGHLWMVARGAQLRFDGDPSTAETTESGDWSKPVIPITNGYGYLDMAWDPRGAIWTGGGNGTLLVSNDSGASWQRDPVGSEQPTNFSRIVFAPGGKGFVLGERGVLLRWVG
- a CDS encoding rubredoxin, which encodes MSTEPPTELPTEAPIEAPSEAPEAVVDDPASHRFECRSCGFVYDPGEGVKKLAIPAGTSFLDLDPVGFRCPVCRSRVGAFKDIGPRNKPSGFEENLNFGLGVNRLTPGQKNVLIFGGFALAFAFFLSLYSLR
- the ndhC gene encoding photosynthetic/respiratory NAD(P)H-quinone oxidoreductase subunit C, producing MFVLSGYDAFLGFLLISAAVPVLALVANKLLAPKSRQGERQLTYESGMEPIGGAWIQFNIRYYMFALVFVIFDVETVFLYPWAVAFHRLGLLAFIEALIFISILVLALAYAWRKGALEWS
- the nuoB gene encoding NADH-quinone oxidoreductase subunit NuoB — translated: MTLTSPAGSLSVDALRDLREASCGPVGAPGVTADLSENIILTSLDDLHNWARLSSLWPLLYGTACCFIEFAALIGSRFDFDRFGLVPRSSPRQADLLIVAGTVTMKMGPALVRLYEQMPEPKYVIAMGACTITGGMFSADSTTAVRGVDKLIPVDLYLPGCPPRPEAIFDAVIKLRKKVGNETFAERGNLRPTHRYCTIPHQMKRMEPIVTGAYLRAETQQAALAAAAGLPMAATVPATTTAPSTDA
- a CDS encoding NAD(P)H-quinone oxidoreductase subunit J: MPEESSITTPATGPVGTWLGGQGFDAAPLGPDHDGVEMLGVEPAALPLVATALKAAGFDYLQCQGGYDEGPGGRLVSFYHLVKMAAMLDQLEALAVGTGPLPADVRPEEVRLKVFLPRDGALTIPSLYGLFRGADWQERETFDMFGITYEGHPHPKRLLMPEDWKGYPLRKDYVQPDFYEMQDAY
- a CDS encoding glycoside hydrolase family 99-like domain-containing protein, which encodes MLLTKAIAFYLPQYHPIPENDAWWGKGFTEWRNVAKARPLFAHHYQPHLPADLGFYDLRLPEARQAQAELAKAFGIHGFCYYHYWFNGRRVLQRPFEDVLASGEPDFPFCLCWANENWTRRWDGSDDEILLEQAYSEQDDHDHLTSLLEAFRDPRYIRIEGKPLFLVYRTSAMPDPARTAEIWRSVSRSQGLGDLYLVSVESKESEIRNPHDFGFDAAVEFQPCWPILGTLSSQPPSLRERIKGKMKNESPGKKIHRVVDYEKVCQAALSRPVPPYTRFPCVTPSWDNTARRRWGGIVLQDATPERYGEWLRQTVAQLPTRGLPEPVVFINAWNEWAEGNHLEPDQRWGTRYLEETLSALSR